The following are from one region of the Methyloversatilis discipulorum genome:
- a CDS encoding flagella synthesis protein FlgN gives MTQNELAAQISARLSVLMTEEVASLRAAIGHLDAERRALESGDVDTLPVLAARKSEVYGRLAQLGDARTALLARAGVKPAKADIDALFASGPEWTACRKPFADLLELAREAHDANLANGLMIRAQMKSSQQALAVLMSAAEQASTYGPDGQSMARTSRRSFGSA, from the coding sequence ATGACCCAGAACGAACTGGCCGCGCAGATTTCCGCGCGACTGTCCGTACTGATGACCGAGGAGGTCGCGTCCTTGCGCGCGGCCATCGGCCATCTCGATGCCGAGCGCCGCGCGCTCGAATCCGGTGACGTCGATACCCTGCCCGTGCTTGCCGCACGCAAGTCGGAGGTCTACGGCCGCCTCGCGCAGTTGGGCGATGCGCGCACGGCGCTGCTCGCGCGTGCCGGCGTGAAGCCGGCGAAGGCCGACATCGACGCACTGTTCGCCAGCGGACCGGAATGGACCGCCTGCCGCAAACCTTTTGCCGACCTGCTCGAATTGGCCCGCGAAGCGCACGACGCGAATCTGGCGAACGGGTTGATGATCCGGGCGCAGATGAAGTCCAGTCAGCAGGCCCTCGCCGTGCTGATGTCGGCCGCCGAGCAGGCATCGACCTACGGGCCTGACGGTCAGTCGATGGCACGCACCAGCCGTCGCTCATTCGGCAGCGCCTGA
- a CDS encoding Spy/CpxP family protein refolding chaperone: MPVSRTLPLLSLVLLMTACASAPDDDFDRSRRGPPAEAHNGGSAGVVDDLQTQLAEVEQRLSLTPLQQPLWERYRETIGALMADQLRLDPRPVTRIDAVKQIGRKVDVVRNRLVAMEDIAEAAELLYGTLDADQRRVADRLLPGTVPALYSGLPGRGAEDGSARDRRGERGGPPPGGRRERAQ, translated from the coding sequence ATGCCCGTTTCCCGCACCCTTCCGCTGCTCAGCCTCGTGCTGCTGATGACCGCCTGCGCCTCCGCGCCAGACGACGACTTCGACCGCTCACGACGCGGGCCTCCGGCCGAGGCGCACAACGGCGGCAGTGCCGGTGTCGTCGACGATCTGCAGACGCAGTTGGCCGAGGTGGAGCAGCGCTTGTCGCTGACACCGCTGCAACAGCCCTTGTGGGAGCGCTACCGCGAGACGATAGGCGCGCTGATGGCGGACCAGCTGCGACTGGACCCGCGTCCCGTCACACGCATCGACGCGGTGAAGCAGATAGGTCGCAAGGTCGATGTGGTTCGCAACCGCCTGGTCGCGATGGAAGACATCGCCGAGGCGGCGGAACTGCTGTACGGCACGCTCGACGCCGACCAGCGTCGCGTCGCCGACCGACTGCTGCCAGGCACGGTGCCGGCGCTGTACTCCGGCCTGCCGGGGCGGGGAGCAGAGGACGGGTCGGCGCGCGACCGCCGTGGCGAGCGCGGAGGACCACCGCCGGGCGGACGCCGCGAGCGGGCGCAGTGA
- a CDS encoding flagellar motor protein MotB, with product MSAPRKRRYVPESDENHDRWLVSYADLVTLLFAFFVVMYAISQVSESKYRVLSASLNSAFSARDGVQLIELPAVAPPRSALQIELDQVRQARAAAKEKERRERAQRTMTELTQALSALTRDGQATVTDGALGITVDLDATFLFGRGDATLEPAARDIIAAVAGVLLYSDFPLVIEGHTDNVPATGRGMSNWSLSALRAAAVTQVFEEQGIIPARLTAAGLADQRPIAGNETEEGRAKNRRVSIRIETYSTDRAALNGAPANAPVEVPEGSLGSSFPRL from the coding sequence GTGAGCGCGCCACGCAAGCGTCGCTACGTGCCGGAGTCGGACGAGAATCACGACCGCTGGCTGGTGTCGTACGCCGATCTGGTCACCTTGCTGTTCGCTTTCTTCGTCGTCATGTACGCGATTTCCCAGGTCAGCGAGAGCAAGTACCGTGTGCTGAGTGCGTCGCTGAACAGCGCGTTTTCGGCCCGCGACGGCGTGCAGCTGATCGAGCTGCCGGCGGTGGCGCCGCCGCGCAGTGCGCTGCAGATCGAGCTCGACCAGGTCCGTCAGGCGCGTGCCGCAGCGAAGGAAAAGGAGAGGCGCGAACGTGCGCAGCGCACGATGACCGAGCTGACGCAGGCGCTGTCGGCACTGACGCGGGACGGCCAGGCCACCGTCACCGACGGCGCGCTCGGCATCACGGTCGATCTCGACGCCACCTTCCTGTTCGGCCGCGGCGACGCGACGCTGGAACCGGCGGCGCGCGACATCATCGCCGCGGTGGCCGGCGTGCTGTTGTACAGCGATTTTCCGCTGGTGATCGAAGGACACACGGACAACGTGCCAGCCACCGGGCGCGGCATGTCGAACTGGTCGCTGTCTGCGCTGCGCGCGGCGGCGGTGACCCAGGTGTTCGAGGAGCAGGGCATCATTCCGGCAAGGCTGACCGCGGCAGGTCTTGCCGACCAGCGGCCGATTGCCGGCAACGAAACCGAAGAGGGGCGGGCGAAGAATCGTCGCGTGTCCATTCGCATCGAAACATACTCGACCGACCGCGCAGCGCTCAATGGCGCACCGGCGAACGCACCGGTCGAGGTGCCCGAGGGCAGCCTCGGCTCGAGTTTCCCCAGGCTCTGA
- a CDS encoding flagellar motor protein, producing the protein MRVDRISIAGLLLGLAAIMLGQVLEGGSLSSLFQPAAFVIVLGGTLGATMLQTRFPIFMRGMRMGRWAFVAPSQVPDDMIRRLVAWAQLSRREGILALEKQVSNESDPFFRKGVQLLVDGADATRLREVMEVEITTYENTLRQAARVWDSAAGYSPTIGIMGAVLGLIHVMENLGDPTRLGAGIATAFVATIYGVGAANLVFLPIGRKLQTHVSQLIAVREIFVDGLVGIANGDNPRIIEGRLLGYVAQVPE; encoded by the coding sequence GTGCGCGTCGATCGCATCAGCATCGCCGGCCTGCTGCTCGGTCTGGCTGCCATCATGCTCGGGCAGGTGCTCGAGGGCGGCAGCCTGTCTTCGCTGTTCCAGCCGGCCGCCTTCGTCATCGTGCTCGGTGGCACGCTGGGCGCGACCATGCTGCAGACCCGTTTTCCCATCTTCATGCGCGGCATGCGCATGGGGCGCTGGGCCTTCGTCGCGCCATCCCAGGTGCCGGACGACATGATCCGCAGACTGGTCGCCTGGGCTCAGCTGTCGCGGCGCGAGGGCATCCTGGCGCTGGAAAAGCAGGTCAGCAACGAATCCGACCCGTTCTTCCGCAAGGGCGTGCAGCTGCTGGTCGATGGCGCCGATGCGACCCGCCTGCGCGAGGTGATGGAAGTCGAGATCACCACTTACGAGAACACGCTGCGCCAGGCTGCGCGGGTGTGGGATTCGGCCGCCGGCTACTCGCCGACCATAGGCATCATGGGCGCGGTTCTGGGCCTGATCCACGTGATGGAGAACCTTGGTGACCCGACCCGGCTTGGCGCCGGCATCGCCACCGCCTTCGTCGCCACCATCTACGGCGTCGGTGCGGCCAATCTGGTGTTCCTGCCTATCGGTCGCAAGCTGCAGACCCACGTGTCACAGCTCATCGCGGTGCGCGAAATCTTCGTCGATGGCCTGGTCGGCATCGCCAACGGCGACAACCCGCGCATTATCGAGGGCAGGTTGCTCGGCTACGTTGCCCAGGTGCCGGAGTGA
- a CDS encoding RNA polymerase sigma factor FliA, translating to MYTASGTLDRDQLAKHYAPLVKRIAYHLMAKLPASVQVEDIIQNGMLGLLDAMSRYEEGLGAQFETYAVQRIRGAMLDGLRENDWLPRSLRRDMRRIETAIHTLEQQKGRQPTEGELAESLGMPLPEYQKMLQEARGYQLVYFEDFTDGDDDDYLDRHSVGTEDLDPLERLLDKNMRDVLVRAIGDLPDREKTVMGLYYEEDLNLREIGEILGVSESRVCQLHSQAIARLRSRIAARG from the coding sequence ATGTACACCGCATCCGGAACACTGGACCGTGATCAGCTTGCCAAGCACTACGCGCCGCTGGTCAAGCGCATTGCCTACCACCTGATGGCCAAGTTGCCGGCCAGCGTGCAGGTCGAGGACATCATCCAGAACGGCATGCTGGGCCTGCTCGACGCGATGAGCCGCTACGAGGAAGGGCTGGGCGCGCAGTTCGAAACCTATGCCGTGCAGCGCATCCGCGGCGCCATGCTCGACGGCCTGCGCGAGAACGACTGGCTGCCGCGCAGCCTGCGCCGCGACATGCGGCGCATCGAAACGGCCATCCACACGCTGGAACAGCAGAAGGGCCGTCAGCCGACCGAAGGCGAACTGGCCGAATCGCTCGGCATGCCGCTGCCCGAGTACCAGAAGATGCTGCAGGAAGCGCGCGGCTATCAGCTGGTCTATTTCGAGGACTTCACCGACGGCGACGACGATGACTACCTCGACCGCCACAGCGTCGGCACCGAAGACCTCGATCCGCTCGAACGACTGCTCGACAAGAACATGCGCGACGTGCTGGTGCGTGCCATCGGCGATCTGCCGGACCGTGAAAAGACCGTGATGGGTCTCTATTACGAAGAAGACCTGAACCTGCGTGAGATCGGGGAAATCCTCGGCGTGTCCGAATCGCGCGTCTGCCAGCTGCACAGTCAGGCGATCGCCCGCCTGCGCAGCCGCATCGCGGCGCGCGGCTGA
- a CDS encoding MinD/ParA family protein, translating to MADFMHDQAAGLRAMFRRYPTQRVAFAGAMDGVGSTSIALATAIEAARSGLRVTLIDEHQGAGSATARLGLTSRIDLLQAINRDVALASVRIASQHGVAVVPAARLAAASKQLNRLQTEALDEALVELTRDTELLVIDCALDDGQLSALARRADRLAVITAASGVSITAAYALIKRHLAGNAPVTGGAARPVHVGVSRARSVADARQAFASLNGVVSEHLGSALHWLGCLPSGYQRPVFATAGDDALKIGRDLAEKLFVTREAEKAGMLSALDDALAGDRSDRGGRADGFPAQVA from the coding sequence GTGGCTGATTTCATGCACGACCAGGCGGCCGGCCTGCGCGCCATGTTCCGCCGCTACCCGACGCAGCGCGTCGCCTTCGCCGGCGCGATGGATGGCGTCGGCAGCACCTCGATCGCACTGGCGACCGCGATCGAAGCGGCCCGCAGCGGCTTGCGCGTGACGCTGATCGACGAACACCAGGGCGCCGGCTCGGCCACCGCGCGGCTGGGTCTGACCTCGCGCATCGACCTGCTGCAGGCGATCAACCGCGACGTCGCGCTCGCCTCGGTGCGCATCGCCTCGCAACACGGCGTGGCCGTGGTGCCGGCAGCCCGTCTCGCCGCTGCGTCGAAACAGCTGAACCGCCTGCAGACCGAGGCGCTGGACGAAGCGCTGGTCGAACTGACCCGAGATACCGAACTGCTGGTGATCGACTGCGCGCTCGACGACGGTCAGCTGTCGGCGCTGGCCCGTCGAGCCGACCGGCTGGCGGTGATCACCGCCGCCTCCGGCGTCAGCATCACCGCCGCCTACGCGCTGATCAAGCGTCACCTCGCCGGCAATGCGCCGGTGACCGGCGGCGCGGCCCGGCCGGTGCATGTCGGCGTCAGCCGCGCGCGCTCGGTGGCCGACGCCCGTCAGGCCTTTGCCAGCCTGAATGGCGTGGTGAGCGAACATCTGGGCAGTGCGCTGCACTGGCTGGGCTGCCTGCCGAGCGGCTACCAGCGCCCGGTTTTCGCCACCGCGGGTGACGATGCCCTCAAGATCGGGCGCGATCTTGCCGAAAAGCTTTTCGTGACCCGCGAGGCGGAGAAAGCCGGTATGTTGTCGGCCCTGGACGACGCGCTCGCGGGTGACCGCAGCGACCGGGGAGGGCGTGCAGACGGATTCCCGGCCCAAGTGGCCTGA
- the flhF gene encoding flagellar biosynthesis protein FlhF: MTPRKYLAASARDALRRIKEDLGPDAIVLSNRPVEGGVEILALPANALEAMTAPTKKPAAAPVAPVARAAAQPVARAEAPPAFQTSSRPYGDEDFEVTLSSSVAARKVAPAPAPAPAQEVRAPKPWQPYKPRPATPSELRDLARGRQQAPANEHLDAHAEVPQRRAAPAVETAPRHAAQASEPAPQLDAALREELGSIRRMLEQQLAGFAWGEMSRSSPIKTTLAAEMLESGFSAVTTYRLLDQLSSSDSLAAARNELRTLIGRDLITLNSDADIIDRGGVYALVGPTGVGKTTTTAKLAARCVVRHGADKVALLTTDGYRIGAHEQLRIYGRILGVPVHAVRDASDLRRMLVELRDKHMVLIDTVGMSQRDRAVAEQIAMLSSSGDVRRLLLLNSVARADALDDVVRAYSSPNGGADLAGAIISKVDESVTLGPVLDVLMRHELPLYYVANGQRVPEDLHLPNRAYLMHRALRAAGEESSQHLSPQDAGLLMAASRRDMRSEVSRG, encoded by the coding sequence ATGACGCCTCGCAAATATCTCGCTGCCTCCGCCCGCGACGCCCTGCGCCGCATCAAGGAAGATCTCGGCCCCGACGCCATCGTGCTGTCGAACCGACCGGTCGAGGGCGGCGTGGAAATACTCGCGCTGCCGGCGAATGCGCTGGAGGCCATGACTGCACCGACGAAGAAGCCGGCTGCAGCGCCGGTGGCACCGGTGGCGCGCGCTGCTGCGCAGCCCGTCGCGCGCGCCGAGGCGCCGCCGGCATTTCAGACCTCGTCCCGGCCCTACGGCGACGAGGATTTCGAGGTGACGCTGTCGAGCAGCGTGGCTGCGCGCAAGGTCGCACCGGCGCCGGCGCCGGCTCCGGCACAGGAAGTGCGGGCGCCTAAGCCCTGGCAGCCGTACAAGCCGCGTCCGGCGACGCCGAGCGAATTGCGCGATCTGGCGCGCGGCCGTCAGCAGGCGCCGGCCAACGAGCACCTCGACGCGCACGCTGAAGTGCCGCAGCGTCGTGCCGCACCGGCTGTCGAGACCGCACCGCGTCACGCCGCGCAAGCGTCCGAGCCGGCGCCGCAGCTCGACGCCGCACTGCGCGAGGAACTGGGCAGCATCCGCCGCATGCTCGAACAGCAGCTGGCCGGCTTCGCCTGGGGCGAAATGTCGCGCAGCTCGCCGATCAAGACCACGCTGGCGGCCGAAATGCTCGAATCCGGCTTCAGCGCAGTGACCACCTACCGTCTGCTCGACCAGCTCAGCAGTTCCGACTCGCTGGCTGCCGCGCGCAATGAACTGCGCACGCTGATCGGCCGCGACCTGATCACGCTGAATTCCGACGCCGACATCATCGACCGCGGCGGCGTCTATGCGCTGGTCGGCCCGACCGGCGTCGGCAAGACCACCACGACTGCCAAGCTTGCCGCCCGCTGCGTCGTGCGCCATGGCGCCGACAAGGTGGCGCTGCTCACCACCGACGGCTACCGGATCGGCGCCCATGAACAGCTGCGCATCTATGGCCGCATCCTCGGCGTACCGGTGCATGCGGTGCGCGACGCCTCCGACCTGCGTCGCATGCTGGTCGAGCTGCGCGACAAGCACATGGTGCTGATCGACACCGTCGGCATGAGCCAGCGCGATCGCGCCGTCGCCGAGCAGATTGCCATGCTGTCGTCGAGTGGCGACGTACGCCGTCTGCTGCTGCTGAATTCGGTCGCCCGCGCTGACGCGCTGGACGATGTGGTGCGCGCTTATTCGTCGCCGAATGGCGGCGCCGATCTGGCCGGCGCCATCATCAGCAAGGTCGATGAATCGGTCACGCTGGGCCCGGTGCTCGATGTGCTGATGCGCCACGAACTGCCGCTTTACTACGTCGCCAACGGCCAGCGCGTGCCGGAAGATCTGCACCTGCCCAACCGTGCCTACCTGATGCACCGCGCGCTGCGTGCAGCCGGCGAGGAATCGTCGCAACACCTCTCACCGCAGGACGCCGGCCTGTTGATGGCTGCCTCGCGTCGCGACATGCGCAGCGAGGTGAGCCGTGGCTGA